Proteins encoded in a region of the Poecilia reticulata strain Guanapo linkage group LG14, Guppy_female_1.0+MT, whole genome shotgun sequence genome:
- the LOC103475912 gene encoding Fc receptor-like protein 5 isoform X4 has protein sequence MREQSAADLISCPAGLEVNMGEPSLCRLGFFLLCSLCCGLSEAYKPRAKLTADITIIPLGGSVTLSCSVDGSSDWKFDWVRNGQQYSDVQPRGNTEPFRVIYVSEGGVYSCRGGRGDPVFHTGTSNEVSIQKTVSQPTVTLQPNWPVYRGETVTLRCEIQDDGGTQWTYEWRPAYRNVPKSSEYRINNVSESDRGNYGCKARSDHQITGWSSAFTLTVNGYRPTASLTARNYNIPAGGSVALSCSVHGSAGWRFDWFRQESVHHSAQSIRNNEPDGIIRVSEGGVYSCRGGRGDPVFHTETSNAVSIQKTVSRPTVTLQPNWSVVFRGETVTLRCEIQDDGGRTQWNYEWSPANRNAPTSSEYRISSVSESDSGNYWCKASGGHQNTGWSFPFRLTVRSNKPRAKLTASNGIIPAGGSVRLTCSVDDGDGWKIYWFRQESESGTAQIIRNSEPDGVFMVSDGGVYSCRGERGGRGDPVFYTETSNEVIIQKTVLITPTVIQQPNWTQIYKGETVTLRCEIQDDGGTQWTYEWRPTNRNSPSSSEYRITADSSGDYKCRGRRDRFTSTQWGVIRLNVSSSPPQPVLSVSPSWLNPGASVTLSCEGLEHQPAGWRFFWYKAVPDPSSSSYTYELLPGSSNGTEQNSFIINGPTQTAGFVCRAGRGEPKFYTHYSKPKFIWFADPHPAASLSVSPDRVQHVIDQSVTLNCSGNDSKWRVRRFTETTNPSHVQCSNWGTMHGSSCTINRLEDHSGVYWCESGSGEFSNAVNITVQLDYYDGIILLSPVHPVTERYPVTLSCRDKQQNLLSNVFFYHNDKLIHNDSKGELNIFAVSKSDEGFYKCQHSGKDSPRSWMSVRVTVSSPVSSSSPLLLIIGPISGIILIIFLLLLWRYRQPKDLCSFRSEKNDQRSTTNHRAENEISDSSSPSQGAALYGSVKPFEAAAAEPREITYAIIKFKKLRKKKKPRKPEERVIYAEVKTRAEEVAPTYAEINKNKAKQDRKEKLAATDESVYSEIKSGSTLDDESAL, from the exons TGCTCTGTTCACTCTGCTGTGGACTTTCTGAAg CTTATAAACCCAGAGCCAAACTGACAGCAGATATAACAATCATACCACTAGGGGGCAGTGTGACACTGAGCTGCTCTGTTGACGGATCTAGTGACTGGAAGTTTGACTGGGTCAGAAATGGACAACAATATTCCGACGTGCAGCCCAGAGGAAACACTGAACCATTCAGAGTTATCTATGTGTCAGAGGGAGGAGTTtacagctgcagaggaggaagaggagatccAGTTTTTCATACAGGAACAAGCAATGAAGTCTCTATTCAGAAAACTG TGTCTCAGCCGACTGTGACCCTGCAGCCCAACTGGCCTGTTTATAGAGGAGAGACGGTCACTCTGAGATGTGAGATCCAGGATGATGGAGGAACTCAGTGGACGTATGAATGGAGACCAGCCTACAGAAACGTTCCAAAATCCAGTGAATACAGGATCAACAACGTCTCTGAGTCTGACAGAGGAAACTACGGGTGTAAGGCTCGCAGTGATCATCAGATAACAGGTTGGAGCTCTGCCTTCACACTGACCGTGAATG GATATAGACCCACAGCCTCACTAACGGCGAGGAATTATAACataccagcagggggcagtgtagcacTGAGCTGCTCTGTTCATGGATCTGCTGGATGGAGGTTTGACTGGTTCAGACAGGAGTCAGTGCATCATTCAGCTCAGTCCATCAGAAACAATGAACCAGATGGAATCATCAGGGTCTCAGAGGGAGGAGTTtacagctgcagaggaggaagaggagatccagtttttcatacagaaacaagcaatgCAGTCTCTATTCAGAAAACTG TGTCTCGGCCGACTGTGACCCTGCAGCCCAACTGGTCTGTTGTATTCAGAGGAGAGACGGTCACTCTGAGATGTGAGATCCAGGATGATGGAGGAAGAACTCAGTGGAATTATGAATGGAGTCCAGCCAATAGAAACGCTCCAACATCCAGTGAATACAGGATCAGCAGCGTCTCTGAGTCTGATAGTGGAAACTACTGGTGTAAGGCCAGTGGAGGCCATCAGAATACAGGCTGGAGTTTTCCCTTCAGGCTGACAGTGAGAT CAAATAAACCAAGAGCCAAACTGACAGCAAGCAATGGAATCataccagcagggggcagcgtGAGACTGACCTGCTCTGTTGATGACGGTGATGGTTGGAAGATTTACTGGTTCAGACAGGAGTCGGAGTCTGGTACAGCTCAGATAATCAGAAACAGTGAACCAGATGGAGTCTTCATGGTCTCAGATGGAGGAGTTTacagctgcagaggagaaagaggaggaagaggagatccAGTTTTCTACACTGAAACCAGCAATGAAGTCATCATTCAGAAAACAG TTCTCATTACACCCACTGTGATCCAACAACCCAACTGGACCCAGATCTACAAGGGAGAGACGGTCACTCTGAGATGTGAGATCCAGGATGATGGAGGAACTCAGTGGACGTATGAATGGAGACCAACCAATAGAAACTCTCCATCATCCAGTGAATACAGGATCACTGCTGACAGCAGTGGAGATTATAAATGTAGAGGAAGACGAGACAGATTTACCTCAACACAGTGGGGAGTCATCAGGTTAAATGTGTCCT cGTCTCCCCCTCAGCCTGTCCTCTCTGTGTCTCCATCATGGCTGAATCCTGGAGCCTCAGTGACTCTGAGCTGTGAGGGTTTGGAGCATCAACCAGCAGGATGGAGGTTCTTCTGGTATAAAGCTGTTCCTGATCCATCCAGTAGCTCCTACACCTATGAGCTGCTTCCTGGCAGCAGCAATGGTACTGAACAGAACTCCTTCATCATTAATGGACCGACTCAAACAGCAGGATTTGTGtgcagagcaggaagaggagaacCAAAGTTTTACACTCATTACAGTAAACCAAAGTTTATCTGGTTTGCAG ATCCTCATCCAGCAGCTTCTCTCTCAGTGAGTCCTGACAGAGTTCAGCATGTAATTGATCAGTCTGTCACACTGAACTGCAGCGGGAACGACTCCAAGTGGAGAGTGAGGAGGTTTACAGAAACGACTAACCCTTCACATGTTCAGTGCTCCAACTGGGGAACGATGCATGGATCCTCATGTACCATTAACAGACTGGAGGATCACAGTGGAGTTTACTGGTGTGAGTCTGGATCAGGAGAATTCAGCAATGCAGTCAATATCACTGTACAGC TTGATTACTATGATGGTATTATCCTGCTGAGTCCTGTTCATCCTGTCACTGAGAGATATCCTGttactctgagctgcagagataaacaacaaaatcttctctccaatgtgtttttctatcatAATGATAAACTCATCCATAATGACAGCAAAGGGgagctgaatatttttgcagtgtcaAAGTCAGATGAAGGTTTCTACAAATGTCAACATTCAGGAAAAGATTCACCAAGGAGCTGGATGTCTGTtagag TGACTGTATCCAGTCCTGTCAGCTCCTCGTCTCCTTTACTGCTGATCATTGGACCCATTAGTGGaattattctgattatttttctgcttttgttgtgGCGCTACAGGCAGCCCAAAG ATTTATGCTCTTTCAG ATCAGAAAAAAACGATCAGAGGTCGACCACCAATCACAGAGCGGAGAATGAGATCAGTGACAGTAGCTCTCCTTCTCAAG gTGCTGCTCTCTATGGATCAGTCAAGCCTTTTGAAGCCGCTGCAGCTGAACCCAGAGAAATAACGTACGCCATTATTAAGTTcaaaaagctgagaaaaaagA AGAAACCACGTAAGCCTGAGGAACGCGTTATTTACGCTGAAGTGAAAACAAGAGCTGAAG AAGTCGCTCCAACCTACGCTGaaatcaataagaacaaagccAAGCAAGACAGGAAAG AAAAACTTGCAGCAACAGATGAATCGGTTTATTCTGAAATCAAATCAGGATCAACTCTGGACGATGAATCTGCCTTGTAG
- the LOC103475912 gene encoding basement membrane-specific heparan sulfate proteoglycan core protein-like isoform X1, whose amino-acid sequence MREQSAADLISCPAGLEVNMGEPSLCRLGFFLLCSLCCGLSEAYKPRAKLTADGTIIPLGGSVTLSCSVEGSSDWKFDWFRNGQQYSNMQSRGNTEPFRVISVSEGGVYSCRGGRGGGRGDPVFQTETSNEVSIQETVSKPTVTLQPKWPVYRGEMVTLRCEIQDDGGTQWTYEWRPTNRDSPTSSEYRINRVSESDRGEYSCVAKRGHQLTVWSDAFTLTVRSYKPRAKLTADITIIPLGGSVTLSCSVDGSSDWKFDWVRNGQQYSDVQPRGNTEPFRVIYVSEGGVYSCRGGRGDPVFHTGTSNEVSIQKTVSQPTVTLQPNWPVYRGETVTLRCEIQDDGGTQWTYEWRPAYRNVPKSSEYRINNVSESDRGNYGCKARSDHQITGWSSAFTLTVNGYRPTASLTARNYNIPAGGSVALSCSVHGSAGWRFDWFRQESVHHSAQSIRNNEPDGIIRVSEGGVYSCRGGRGDPVFHTETSNAVSIQKTVSRPTVTLQPNWSVVFRGETVTLRCEIQDDGGRTQWNYEWSPANRNAPTSSEYRISSVSESDSGNYWCKASGGHQNTGWSFPFRLTVRSNKPRAKLTASNGIIPAGGSVRLTCSVDDGDGWKIYWFRQESESGTAQIIRNSEPDGVFMVSDGGVYSCRGERGGRGDPVFYTETSNEVIIQKTVLITPTVIQQPNWTQIYKGETVTLRCEIQDDGGTQWTYEWRPTNRNSPSSSEYRITADSSGDYKCRGRRDRFTSTQWGVIRLNVSSSPPQPVLSVSPSWLNPGASVTLSCEGLEHQPAGWRFFWYKAVPDPSSSSYTYELLPGSSNGTEQNSFIINGPTQTAGFVCRAGRGEPKFYTHYSKPKFIWFADPHPAASLSVSPDRVQHVIDQSVTLNCSGNDSKWRVRRFTETTNPSHVQCSNWGTMHGSSCTINRLEDHSGVYWCESGSGEFSNAVNITVQLDYYDGIILLSPVHPVTERYPVTLSCRDKQQNLLSNVFFYHNDKLIHNDSKGELNIFAVSKSDEGFYKCQHSGKDSPRSWMSVRVTVSSPVSSSSPLLLIIGPISGIILIIFLLLLWRYRQPKDLCSFRSEKNDQRSTTNHRAENEISDSSSPSQGAALYGSVKPFEAAAAEPREITYAIIKFKKLRKKKKPRKPEERVIYAEVKTRAEEVAPTYAEINKNKAKQDRKEKLAATDESVYSEIKSGSTLDDESAL is encoded by the exons TGCTCTGTTCACTCTGCTGTGGACTTTCTGAAg CTTATAAACCCAGAGCCAAACTGACAGCAGATGGAACAATCATACCACTAGGGGGCAGCGTGACACTGAGCTGCTCTGTTGAAGGATCTAGTGACTGGAAGTTTGACTGGTTCAGAAATGGACAACAATATTCCAACATGCAGTCCAGAGGAAACACTGAACCATTCAGAGTCATCAGCGTCTCAGAGGGAGGAGTTtacagctgcagaggaggaagaggaggaggaagaggagatccagtttttcaaacagaaacaagcaaTGAAGTCTCTATTCAGGAAACTG TGTCCAAGCCAACTGTGACCCTGCAGCCCAAATGGCCTGTTTATAGAGGAGAGATGGTCACTCTGAGATGTGAGATCCAGGATGATGGAGGAACTCAGTGGACGTATGAATGGAGACCAACCAATAGAGACTCTCCAACATCCAGTGAATACAGGATCAACAGAGTCTCTGAGTCTGACAGAGGAGAATACAGCTGTGTGGCTAAAAGAGGTCATCAGCTCACAGTATGGAGTGATGCCTTCACACTGACTGTGAGAT CTTATAAACCCAGAGCCAAACTGACAGCAGATATAACAATCATACCACTAGGGGGCAGTGTGACACTGAGCTGCTCTGTTGACGGATCTAGTGACTGGAAGTTTGACTGGGTCAGAAATGGACAACAATATTCCGACGTGCAGCCCAGAGGAAACACTGAACCATTCAGAGTTATCTATGTGTCAGAGGGAGGAGTTtacagctgcagaggaggaagaggagatccAGTTTTTCATACAGGAACAAGCAATGAAGTCTCTATTCAGAAAACTG TGTCTCAGCCGACTGTGACCCTGCAGCCCAACTGGCCTGTTTATAGAGGAGAGACGGTCACTCTGAGATGTGAGATCCAGGATGATGGAGGAACTCAGTGGACGTATGAATGGAGACCAGCCTACAGAAACGTTCCAAAATCCAGTGAATACAGGATCAACAACGTCTCTGAGTCTGACAGAGGAAACTACGGGTGTAAGGCTCGCAGTGATCATCAGATAACAGGTTGGAGCTCTGCCTTCACACTGACCGTGAATG GATATAGACCCACAGCCTCACTAACGGCGAGGAATTATAACataccagcagggggcagtgtagcacTGAGCTGCTCTGTTCATGGATCTGCTGGATGGAGGTTTGACTGGTTCAGACAGGAGTCAGTGCATCATTCAGCTCAGTCCATCAGAAACAATGAACCAGATGGAATCATCAGGGTCTCAGAGGGAGGAGTTtacagctgcagaggaggaagaggagatccagtttttcatacagaaacaagcaatgCAGTCTCTATTCAGAAAACTG TGTCTCGGCCGACTGTGACCCTGCAGCCCAACTGGTCTGTTGTATTCAGAGGAGAGACGGTCACTCTGAGATGTGAGATCCAGGATGATGGAGGAAGAACTCAGTGGAATTATGAATGGAGTCCAGCCAATAGAAACGCTCCAACATCCAGTGAATACAGGATCAGCAGCGTCTCTGAGTCTGATAGTGGAAACTACTGGTGTAAGGCCAGTGGAGGCCATCAGAATACAGGCTGGAGTTTTCCCTTCAGGCTGACAGTGAGAT CAAATAAACCAAGAGCCAAACTGACAGCAAGCAATGGAATCataccagcagggggcagcgtGAGACTGACCTGCTCTGTTGATGACGGTGATGGTTGGAAGATTTACTGGTTCAGACAGGAGTCGGAGTCTGGTACAGCTCAGATAATCAGAAACAGTGAACCAGATGGAGTCTTCATGGTCTCAGATGGAGGAGTTTacagctgcagaggagaaagaggaggaagaggagatccAGTTTTCTACACTGAAACCAGCAATGAAGTCATCATTCAGAAAACAG TTCTCATTACACCCACTGTGATCCAACAACCCAACTGGACCCAGATCTACAAGGGAGAGACGGTCACTCTGAGATGTGAGATCCAGGATGATGGAGGAACTCAGTGGACGTATGAATGGAGACCAACCAATAGAAACTCTCCATCATCCAGTGAATACAGGATCACTGCTGACAGCAGTGGAGATTATAAATGTAGAGGAAGACGAGACAGATTTACCTCAACACAGTGGGGAGTCATCAGGTTAAATGTGTCCT cGTCTCCCCCTCAGCCTGTCCTCTCTGTGTCTCCATCATGGCTGAATCCTGGAGCCTCAGTGACTCTGAGCTGTGAGGGTTTGGAGCATCAACCAGCAGGATGGAGGTTCTTCTGGTATAAAGCTGTTCCTGATCCATCCAGTAGCTCCTACACCTATGAGCTGCTTCCTGGCAGCAGCAATGGTACTGAACAGAACTCCTTCATCATTAATGGACCGACTCAAACAGCAGGATTTGTGtgcagagcaggaagaggagaacCAAAGTTTTACACTCATTACAGTAAACCAAAGTTTATCTGGTTTGCAG ATCCTCATCCAGCAGCTTCTCTCTCAGTGAGTCCTGACAGAGTTCAGCATGTAATTGATCAGTCTGTCACACTGAACTGCAGCGGGAACGACTCCAAGTGGAGAGTGAGGAGGTTTACAGAAACGACTAACCCTTCACATGTTCAGTGCTCCAACTGGGGAACGATGCATGGATCCTCATGTACCATTAACAGACTGGAGGATCACAGTGGAGTTTACTGGTGTGAGTCTGGATCAGGAGAATTCAGCAATGCAGTCAATATCACTGTACAGC TTGATTACTATGATGGTATTATCCTGCTGAGTCCTGTTCATCCTGTCACTGAGAGATATCCTGttactctgagctgcagagataaacaacaaaatcttctctccaatgtgtttttctatcatAATGATAAACTCATCCATAATGACAGCAAAGGGgagctgaatatttttgcagtgtcaAAGTCAGATGAAGGTTTCTACAAATGTCAACATTCAGGAAAAGATTCACCAAGGAGCTGGATGTCTGTtagag TGACTGTATCCAGTCCTGTCAGCTCCTCGTCTCCTTTACTGCTGATCATTGGACCCATTAGTGGaattattctgattatttttctgcttttgttgtgGCGCTACAGGCAGCCCAAAG ATTTATGCTCTTTCAG ATCAGAAAAAAACGATCAGAGGTCGACCACCAATCACAGAGCGGAGAATGAGATCAGTGACAGTAGCTCTCCTTCTCAAG gTGCTGCTCTCTATGGATCAGTCAAGCCTTTTGAAGCCGCTGCAGCTGAACCCAGAGAAATAACGTACGCCATTATTAAGTTcaaaaagctgagaaaaaagA AGAAACCACGTAAGCCTGAGGAACGCGTTATTTACGCTGAAGTGAAAACAAGAGCTGAAG AAGTCGCTCCAACCTACGCTGaaatcaataagaacaaagccAAGCAAGACAGGAAAG AAAAACTTGCAGCAACAGATGAATCGGTTTATTCTGAAATCAAATCAGGATCAACTCTGGACGATGAATCTGCCTTGTAG
- the LOC103475912 gene encoding Fc receptor-like protein 5 isoform X3 — MREQSAADLISCPAGLEVNMGEPSLCRLGFFLLCSLCCGLSEAYKPRAKLTADGTIIPLGGSVTLSCSVEGSSDWKFDWFRNGQQYSNMQSRGNTEPFRVISVSEGGVYSCRGGRGGGRGDPVFQTETSNEVSIQETVSKPTVTLQPKWPVYRGEMVTLRCEIQDDGGTQWTYEWRPTNRDSPTSSEYRINRVSESDRGEYSCVAKRGHQLTVWSDAFTLTVRSYKPRAKLTADITIIPLGGSVTLSCSVDGSSDWKFDWVRNGQQYSDVQPRGNTEPFRVIYVSEGGVYSCRGGRGDPVFHTGTSNEVSIQKTVSRPTVTLQPNWSVVFRGETVTLRCEIQDDGGRTQWNYEWSPANRNAPTSSEYRISSVSESDSGNYWCKASGGHQNTGWSFPFRLTVRSNKPRAKLTASNGIIPAGGSVRLTCSVDDGDGWKIYWFRQESESGTAQIIRNSEPDGVFMVSDGGVYSCRGERGGRGDPVFYTETSNEVIIQKTVLITPTVIQQPNWTQIYKGETVTLRCEIQDDGGTQWTYEWRPTNRNSPSSSEYRITADSSGDYKCRGRRDRFTSTQWGVIRLNVSSSPPQPVLSVSPSWLNPGASVTLSCEGLEHQPAGWRFFWYKAVPDPSSSSYTYELLPGSSNGTEQNSFIINGPTQTAGFVCRAGRGEPKFYTHYSKPKFIWFADPHPAASLSVSPDRVQHVIDQSVTLNCSGNDSKWRVRRFTETTNPSHVQCSNWGTMHGSSCTINRLEDHSGVYWCESGSGEFSNAVNITVQLDYYDGIILLSPVHPVTERYPVTLSCRDKQQNLLSNVFFYHNDKLIHNDSKGELNIFAVSKSDEGFYKCQHSGKDSPRSWMSVRVTVSSPVSSSSPLLLIIGPISGIILIIFLLLLWRYRQPKDLCSFRSEKNDQRSTTNHRAENEISDSSSPSQGAALYGSVKPFEAAAAEPREITYAIIKFKKLRKKKKPRKPEERVIYAEVKTRAEEVAPTYAEINKNKAKQDRKEKLAATDESVYSEIKSGSTLDDESAL; from the exons TGCTCTGTTCACTCTGCTGTGGACTTTCTGAAg CTTATAAACCCAGAGCCAAACTGACAGCAGATGGAACAATCATACCACTAGGGGGCAGCGTGACACTGAGCTGCTCTGTTGAAGGATCTAGTGACTGGAAGTTTGACTGGTTCAGAAATGGACAACAATATTCCAACATGCAGTCCAGAGGAAACACTGAACCATTCAGAGTCATCAGCGTCTCAGAGGGAGGAGTTtacagctgcagaggaggaagaggaggaggaagaggagatccagtttttcaaacagaaacaagcaaTGAAGTCTCTATTCAGGAAACTG TGTCCAAGCCAACTGTGACCCTGCAGCCCAAATGGCCTGTTTATAGAGGAGAGATGGTCACTCTGAGATGTGAGATCCAGGATGATGGAGGAACTCAGTGGACGTATGAATGGAGACCAACCAATAGAGACTCTCCAACATCCAGTGAATACAGGATCAACAGAGTCTCTGAGTCTGACAGAGGAGAATACAGCTGTGTGGCTAAAAGAGGTCATCAGCTCACAGTATGGAGTGATGCCTTCACACTGACTGTGAGAT CTTATAAACCCAGAGCCAAACTGACAGCAGATATAACAATCATACCACTAGGGGGCAGTGTGACACTGAGCTGCTCTGTTGACGGATCTAGTGACTGGAAGTTTGACTGGGTCAGAAATGGACAACAATATTCCGACGTGCAGCCCAGAGGAAACACTGAACCATTCAGAGTTATCTATGTGTCAGAGGGAGGAGTTtacagctgcagaggaggaagaggagatccAGTTTTTCATACAGGAACAAGCAATGAAGTCTCTATTCAGAAAACTG TGTCTCGGCCGACTGTGACCCTGCAGCCCAACTGGTCTGTTGTATTCAGAGGAGAGACGGTCACTCTGAGATGTGAGATCCAGGATGATGGAGGAAGAACTCAGTGGAATTATGAATGGAGTCCAGCCAATAGAAACGCTCCAACATCCAGTGAATACAGGATCAGCAGCGTCTCTGAGTCTGATAGTGGAAACTACTGGTGTAAGGCCAGTGGAGGCCATCAGAATACAGGCTGGAGTTTTCCCTTCAGGCTGACAGTGAGAT CAAATAAACCAAGAGCCAAACTGACAGCAAGCAATGGAATCataccagcagggggcagcgtGAGACTGACCTGCTCTGTTGATGACGGTGATGGTTGGAAGATTTACTGGTTCAGACAGGAGTCGGAGTCTGGTACAGCTCAGATAATCAGAAACAGTGAACCAGATGGAGTCTTCATGGTCTCAGATGGAGGAGTTTacagctgcagaggagaaagaggaggaagaggagatccAGTTTTCTACACTGAAACCAGCAATGAAGTCATCATTCAGAAAACAG TTCTCATTACACCCACTGTGATCCAACAACCCAACTGGACCCAGATCTACAAGGGAGAGACGGTCACTCTGAGATGTGAGATCCAGGATGATGGAGGAACTCAGTGGACGTATGAATGGAGACCAACCAATAGAAACTCTCCATCATCCAGTGAATACAGGATCACTGCTGACAGCAGTGGAGATTATAAATGTAGAGGAAGACGAGACAGATTTACCTCAACACAGTGGGGAGTCATCAGGTTAAATGTGTCCT cGTCTCCCCCTCAGCCTGTCCTCTCTGTGTCTCCATCATGGCTGAATCCTGGAGCCTCAGTGACTCTGAGCTGTGAGGGTTTGGAGCATCAACCAGCAGGATGGAGGTTCTTCTGGTATAAAGCTGTTCCTGATCCATCCAGTAGCTCCTACACCTATGAGCTGCTTCCTGGCAGCAGCAATGGTACTGAACAGAACTCCTTCATCATTAATGGACCGACTCAAACAGCAGGATTTGTGtgcagagcaggaagaggagaacCAAAGTTTTACACTCATTACAGTAAACCAAAGTTTATCTGGTTTGCAG ATCCTCATCCAGCAGCTTCTCTCTCAGTGAGTCCTGACAGAGTTCAGCATGTAATTGATCAGTCTGTCACACTGAACTGCAGCGGGAACGACTCCAAGTGGAGAGTGAGGAGGTTTACAGAAACGACTAACCCTTCACATGTTCAGTGCTCCAACTGGGGAACGATGCATGGATCCTCATGTACCATTAACAGACTGGAGGATCACAGTGGAGTTTACTGGTGTGAGTCTGGATCAGGAGAATTCAGCAATGCAGTCAATATCACTGTACAGC TTGATTACTATGATGGTATTATCCTGCTGAGTCCTGTTCATCCTGTCACTGAGAGATATCCTGttactctgagctgcagagataaacaacaaaatcttctctccaatgtgtttttctatcatAATGATAAACTCATCCATAATGACAGCAAAGGGgagctgaatatttttgcagtgtcaAAGTCAGATGAAGGTTTCTACAAATGTCAACATTCAGGAAAAGATTCACCAAGGAGCTGGATGTCTGTtagag TGACTGTATCCAGTCCTGTCAGCTCCTCGTCTCCTTTACTGCTGATCATTGGACCCATTAGTGGaattattctgattatttttctgcttttgttgtgGCGCTACAGGCAGCCCAAAG ATTTATGCTCTTTCAG ATCAGAAAAAAACGATCAGAGGTCGACCACCAATCACAGAGCGGAGAATGAGATCAGTGACAGTAGCTCTCCTTCTCAAG gTGCTGCTCTCTATGGATCAGTCAAGCCTTTTGAAGCCGCTGCAGCTGAACCCAGAGAAATAACGTACGCCATTATTAAGTTcaaaaagctgagaaaaaagA AGAAACCACGTAAGCCTGAGGAACGCGTTATTTACGCTGAAGTGAAAACAAGAGCTGAAG AAGTCGCTCCAACCTACGCTGaaatcaataagaacaaagccAAGCAAGACAGGAAAG AAAAACTTGCAGCAACAGATGAATCGGTTTATTCTGAAATCAAATCAGGATCAACTCTGGACGATGAATCTGCCTTGTAG